Below is a window of Candidatus Taylorbacteria bacterium DNA.
ACCATGGGCAATAGTATACCTAAGTAGGAAGAAAAGGCAAGAATGTGTAACGCAAAACGTGTAACGTATAACGCCTGAAAAAATATCCCTTTTTCTTCCGTTACACGTTATACGCTACACGCTACACATTTTTCAGAAAGCTCCTCCTATGTATCTTAGAGAGACCCCATTTTCGCAGGAGCTTATAGTGCTCTTTCGTGCCATATCCTTTATGACTCTCAAAAGCGTAGTTCTCATATTTCTTCGACAAACGAACCATAATCCTGTCTCGGGACACTTTTGCCACAATCGAAGCGAGACCGATTATTTTGATTTTTTCGTCTCCCCTTACAATCGTCTTCTGATTTGTAAATTCTTTTGGCGCCTTGAGTCCGCCGTCAAGGAGAACTTCGCACTCGCAGGGATTTACTTCGAGCTTGTCGAGACATCTTTTGACCGCAACCTTGATGGCTTTCGAAAGCCCTATCGTATCCAAAACATTCGGAGCAATATGCGATATCGAAAAATCAAGCGCCCCATTTTTTCTCTCCCGCATTATTTTCTTAAACCATTCCTCGCGCCTCAAGGGAGAAAGTTTTTTTGAATCTTTTGAACCTCGAAATTGAAAAAACTTCTCTGATGCCGGCGCTTTAAGAGCGCAGAACGTCAAAGGTCCAGCGATAGGACCACGCCCTACTTCATCGATGCCTATTATATACTTCGAGACCATTGAAAATGCGTGGCAAGCACTAGACAAAAAAGAAGAAAATCGCAATCGCCAAAATAAAGTTCACAACCACAACTGTGAGCAAGATGCCTTTAGCCTGACTTTCTTCTTTGATGATTCCTTTTTTAAGAAGCCACGCAGTCATAGGAGGCACCTGGTTTGAGGGGTAAGACTGCGCTCCATTATTTTCATCGAATTCTACGTTTGACATAAAAAATGTAAATAGCGATTAATAATCTATTTTACCACTCTGGTTCTTATTCCGCAACGATATGGTCTTTGAAATAGCGGAGGGTACTACCGACTTTCTTGCCTGGGTTCAGAATGTTTTGCGGGTCAAAAATGTTTTTTACCTCCTTGAAAAGCGCCATGATTTCTTCTCCATACATCTTTGGAAGATAGGGTGTCCGCACAATGCCGTCTCCATGCTCGGCCGTGATCGAGCCCTTGTATTCTAAGACCAACTTATAGACTTCGCTTGAGACGTTCATAATAATCCCCTTTTCACGCGGGTCGCGCATGTCCATAAGGGGAATAATATGGAAGTTGCCGTTGCCTACATGCCCCGCAATGGTATAGACGAGTTTGTATCTGTCCAAAATTTCCGTTAGCTTCGGCATGAATTCGGGCAGGTGTTCGGGTCGAACAATAATGTCGTCGATGAAGGGCGCCGTTCTGCGATTCTTCACATGTTTGCGAAGGAGATTGAAACTCTCACGGCGGATCGTCCAATACTTTTTTGATTCTTCCTCCGACGCAGTCACGCGAGTTTTTAAATGAAATGGCGCAAGATGTGCGTCAAGTTTCTGCATCTTGTCGTTCACGGCAGACTCGGAATCGTCCGCAAATTCGACGAGCACCACGAGCTTGGGCATCCCGCCTGTCACCATCATCCACGCTTCAGGAAGAAAACTCCACATAAGCTTCAAGAAACTGGTTTTCATCGTGCGCACCATGTCCGGCATAAATTTGATAGCTAGCATTAGAGTGTGGTCATCGTATGATTCGAAACTCTCCGGCTTAAAGGGTAAAATTTCATTCACAAGCTTCGCGACAGGGTCGAGGCTTTTTAGGAAGATGACGTATAGTTTTGAATATTTCTTCACCGGCACGAGCTTGAAAGTAATTTCGGTCGTAATCGCCAAAGTCCCCTGCGAGCCGACCAAAAGCTTATTCAAATCAAACGTCACTCCATCCCAGACATTCCAAAGAAAGTATCCGGCGGAATTCTTGGAAACTTTGGGCTTCGCGCTCGCAAGCAAGTCTTTGTTTTTTTCGACGAGTTCAAAAACGCGTTTGTAGATACTACCTTCAAAATCGTTCTGCGACATTTTGATGTCGAGTTCGGGTTTTGCAAGTGGTTTAACAACATACTCGTTGCCGTCAGAAAAAATCACTTTGAGCTTATTAATGTAATCTTCCGTTTTTCCATAAGCGAGCGTTTTTTCCCCTCCCGAATTATTGCCTACCATTCCTCCTACGGCGCACAATTCTTTCGAGGCGGTATAGGAAGGCAGAAACACGCCTTTCTCCAACGTCTTCTTTTCAAAATCCCTATAGAATGTTCCGGGGAGAACAACAGCTTCTTCGTGGCCGGCTTCGGCAGAAACAGAAAGAGTCCCCTGCATGTATTTGTTGACATCGAGAATAATTGAGTCATTCAAAGGTCCTCCCGACATGCACGTGCCAGCCGCCCTCGGCGTTATCGAGAGCGTCGGATTTTCTTTTTTGCGGTCTCGAACAAATCTGACAAGATTTTTTATATCCTCGACATCTTTTGGAAAGACGACTAGCTCCGGCGTCACTTCAAGGAG
It encodes the following:
- a CDS encoding ribonuclease HII, giving the protein MVSKYIIGIDEVGRGPIAGPLTFCALKAPASEKFFQFRGSKDSKKLSPLRREEWFKKIMRERKNGALDFSISHIAPNVLDTIGLSKAIKVAVKRCLDKLEVNPCECEVLLDGGLKAPKEFTNQKTIVRGDEKIKIIGLASIVAKVSRDRIMVRLSKKYENYAFESHKGYGTKEHYKLLRKWGLSKIHRRSFLKNV
- a CDS encoding FAD-binding oxidoreductase; amino-acid sequence: MKEEIKQFVKGDVADDEESLKKYSHDASLLEVTPELVVFPKDVEDIKNLVRFVRDRKKENPTLSITPRAAGTCMSGGPLNDSIILDVNKYMQGTLSVSAEAGHEEAVVLPGTFYRDFEKKTLEKGVFLPSYTASKELCAVGGMVGNNSGGEKTLAYGKTEDYINKLKVIFSDGNEYVVKPLAKPELDIKMSQNDFEGSIYKRVFELVEKNKDLLASAKPKVSKNSAGYFLWNVWDGVTFDLNKLLVGSQGTLAITTEITFKLVPVKKYSKLYVIFLKSLDPVAKLVNEILPFKPESFESYDDHTLMLAIKFMPDMVRTMKTSFLKLMWSFLPEAWMMVTGGMPKLVVLVEFADDSESAVNDKMQKLDAHLAPFHLKTRVTASEEESKKYWTIRRESFNLLRKHVKNRRTAPFIDDIIVRPEHLPEFMPKLTEILDRYKLVYTIAGHVGNGNFHIIPLMDMRDPREKGIIMNVSSEVYKLVLEYKGSITAEHGDGIVRTPYLPKMYGEEIMALFKEVKNIFDPQNILNPGKKVGSTLRYFKDHIVAE